In Rubrobacter radiotolerans DSM 5868, a genomic segment contains:
- a CDS encoding gamma-aminobutyraldehyde dehydrogenase has translation MTRKLGNFVDGEYVERGAEGGLDLVNPATGEVFAESPVTDKAGVSAAFEAASRAFESFRDSTPSERQKALLGIADRIEERAEELVRAESENTGKPFGLTMEEEIPAMVDQIRFFAGAARILEGKSAGEYMQGMTSFIRREPVGVCAQVTPWNYPMMMATWKFAPAIAAGNTIVLKPSDTTPVTTLLLAEIASEFLPSGVMNVVCGDRDTGRALVEHPTPQMVSITGSVRAGMEVAKSAAQDLKRVHLELGGKAPVIVFDDADLEGAAEEIAVAGYFNAGQDCTAATRVLVSPGAHDDFVAALTEQAKGTKTGAPDDEDALYGPLNNKNQLEHVSGMVDRLPDHAELKTGGRRSGERGYFYEPTVVDGLLQDDELSQTEIFGPVITVQKFTDEDEAVRWANGVKYGLASSVFTKDHGRAMRVSRRLDFGCVWINTHIPLVAEMPHGGFKHSGYGKDLSMYGLEDYTRIKHVMSNLGV, from the coding sequence ATGACGCGAAAGCTAGGGAACTTTGTAGACGGCGAGTACGTCGAGCGGGGCGCAGAGGGGGGCCTTGATCTCGTCAACCCCGCAACCGGCGAGGTCTTTGCCGAGTCGCCCGTTACCGACAAAGCCGGGGTGAGCGCGGCCTTCGAGGCTGCCTCAAGGGCCTTCGAGTCCTTTCGGGACTCCACACCGTCTGAGAGGCAGAAGGCTCTTCTGGGCATAGCGGATCGCATAGAGGAGCGTGCCGAGGAGCTTGTTCGGGCAGAGTCTGAGAACACGGGAAAGCCCTTTGGGCTCACGATGGAGGAGGAGATCCCGGCGATGGTGGACCAGATCCGCTTCTTTGCCGGGGCAGCGCGCATCCTCGAAGGCAAGTCCGCCGGGGAGTACATGCAGGGCATGACCTCGTTTATCCGGCGCGAGCCGGTTGGGGTGTGCGCTCAGGTGACGCCCTGGAACTACCCGATGATGATGGCTACCTGGAAGTTCGCTCCCGCAATAGCCGCCGGGAACACGATCGTGCTAAAGCCCTCGGACACAACGCCCGTGACGACGCTCCTGCTCGCCGAGATCGCCTCTGAGTTCTTGCCCTCCGGGGTGATGAACGTGGTGTGCGGCGACCGGGACACGGGCCGGGCACTGGTAGAGCACCCCACACCCCAGATGGTCTCGATAACCGGCTCGGTGCGCGCCGGGATGGAGGTGGCAAAGAGCGCCGCCCAGGACCTGAAGCGGGTGCACCTCGAGCTTGGAGGGAAGGCACCGGTCATTGTCTTTGACGATGCCGACCTGGAAGGGGCAGCAGAAGAGATAGCAGTAGCAGGCTACTTCAACGCCGGACAGGACTGCACCGCAGCTACGCGGGTGCTTGTCTCGCCGGGAGCCCACGACGACTTTGTAGCCGCCCTGACCGAGCAGGCAAAGGGCACGAAGACCGGAGCGCCAGACGACGAGGATGCCCTCTACGGACCCTTGAACAACAAAAACCAGCTAGAGCACGTCAGCGGCATGGTAGACCGCCTGCCCGATCACGCCGAGCTAAAGACCGGCGGCAGACGCTCAGGAGAGCGCGGCTACTTCTACGAGCCGACTGTTGTAGACGGCCTGTTGCAAGACGACGAGCTCTCACAGACCGAGATCTTCGGCCCCGTGATAACGGTACAGAAGTTCACGGACGAGGACGAGGCGGTAAGGTGGGCAAACGGCGTGAAGTACGGCCTTGCCTCAAGCGTCTTCACGAAGGATCACGGCCGGGCGATGCGAGTGAGCAGACGCCTTGACTTTGGGTGCGTGTGGATAAACACCCACATACCGCTTGTAGCCGAGATGCCCCACGGCGGCTTCAAGCACTCAGGCTACGGCAAGGATCTCTCTATGTACGGACTTGAGGACTACACCCGCATAAAGCACGTTATGTCCAACCTCGGCGTATAG
- a CDS encoding DUF433 domain-containing protein gives MTRPLYSYAEADRIAGVSKGTSKRWLKGYKYWYSEVEHTQPPVSPNSGHESGVSFVDLIEVVATDKLRSRGFSLRKIRQINEFCQVSLKSNRPLVTETFKFKGRDIFVQISDGYLMNVGRQKGMQAWGEVLDPFLETLDYKDHIASRWWPLGRDEPVVVDPDYGFGVPVIAGTGVRTESIAERVRAKEPVEEIAQDFGVEVYQVKAAIRYEFSEAA, from the coding sequence TTGACCCGTCCATTGTACAGTTACGCAGAAGCTGACCGGATCGCTGGGGTCTCCAAAGGAACTTCCAAGCGCTGGCTAAAGGGTTACAAGTACTGGTACTCTGAGGTGGAGCATACGCAACCTCCCGTTTCACCGAACTCCGGACACGAGAGCGGTGTCTCCTTTGTCGACCTTATAGAAGTCGTCGCTACGGACAAACTGCGGAGTAGAGGTTTCAGCCTGAGAAAGATTCGTCAGATAAACGAGTTTTGTCAGGTGAGTTTGAAGAGCAACAGACCGCTCGTTACCGAGACATTCAAGTTCAAGGGCCGGGATATCTTTGTACAGATAAGCGACGGATACCTGATGAATGTAGGGCGTCAGAAGGGGATGCAGGCTTGGGGAGAAGTGCTCGATCCTTTTCTTGAAACCCTCGACTACAAAGACCACATCGCAAGCAGATGGTGGCCGCTTGGGAGGGATGAGCCCGTCGTTGTGGACCCCGACTATGGCTTTGGCGTGCCGGTTATAGCTGGTACCGGAGTGCGAACTGAAAGCATAGCCGAGAGGGTGCGTGCTAAGGAGCCGGTAGAAGAGATTGCTCAGGACTTCGGAGTGGAGGTCTACCAGGTAAAGGCTGCGATCAGATACGAGTTTTCCGAAGCTGCATGA